A region from the Arachis ipaensis cultivar K30076 chromosome B01, Araip1.1, whole genome shotgun sequence genome encodes:
- the LOC107641191 gene encoding reticulon-like protein B21: MDVSRRRVGVRSSVVAGSVWETRMKSDQVRGGVKVFNADENGSEEGGTARFKRTQIGVAIPTGKRKTWKSDSPDGSEKTPIHIARGKTEQQQSNTVSSDEITPKKSPILVRKKIIRTQGAKEVAVGGRSSPIQASRKIRSEEEEEKEEQNGNPDSVKAEDQSVKGVSDGNGESSIQPRETESESNRDLAEEPINGIDESGSGPDGVCGNVLMDENCKDFGVCQDKVISSTSDNADEEEEEDEDMDEAVDIEMEKNSFVVKEISVPESMVANEPEKKVIVNEPEKKEIVKEPLKKVVVKEQEKHKIVNESEPKKIATTRFHQKNERPVSSPITVKQSPPVRRQSTIYQNFPKTNSIPKAEAYRSFPQTQSKLQSLVDLIMWRDISRSAFMFGTGTFLIVSSSYAKDINLSLISVSSYFGLVYLAVIFLYRSLICRGIIDVDNTNYVLGEEEAIWLLKLILPYLNEFLLRLRAMFSGDPGTTMKLAVLLFVLARCGSSITIWKMAKFGFFGVFTLPKICSLYSTQITAYANFWIRRFRDAWDSCSHKKAVALGIFGLVWNLSSVVARIWAVFVLFVAFRYYQQHYLVRDEWEEDEAGCDETWHEQHVGVQRQRRAPNLVVDTHNKVKKGY, from the exons ATGGATGTGAGCAGAAGAAGAGTTGGAGTTAGAAGCAGTGTGGTTGCAGGGTCAGTGTGGGAAACCAGAATGAAGAGTGATCAAGTTCGAGGTGGAGTTAAGGTTTTCAATGCAGATGAAAACGGTTCTGAAGAAGGTGGCACCGCCAGATTCAAGAGAACTCAAATTGGGGTTGCTATTCCCACCGGAAAGAGGAAAACTTGGAAATCAGATAGCCCTGATGGATCAGAAAAGACCCCAATTCACATTGCCAGAGGAAAAACAGAGCAACAACAGAGCAATACCGTTTCCTCTGATGAAATCACCCCCAAGAAGAGCCCAATTCTGGTGAGGAAGAAGATTATCAGGACCCAAGGGGCCAAGGAGGTTGCTGTTGGTGGAAGAAGCAGCCCAATTCAGGCTTCTAGAAAGATAAGatctgaagaggaagaagaaaaagaagaacagaatGGGAACCCAGATTCAGTTAAGGCTGAGGATCAATCTGTGAAGGGTGTTTCTGATGGGAATGGAGAAAGTTCAATTCAGCCGAGGGAGACAGAATCAGAATCCAATCGTGATTTGGCTGAAGAACCAATTAATGGAATTGATGAATCAGGATCAGGACCAGATGGTGTTTGTGGAAATGTCCTAATGGATGAGAATTGCAAGGATTTTGGTGTGTGCCAGGACAAGGTCATTTCAAGCACTTCAGACAATGCAgacgaagaggaagaggaagatgaagatatGGATGAAGCTGTTGATATTGAGATGGAGAAGAATAGCTTTGTTGTCAAGGAAATCAGTGTACCGGAATCCATGGTTGCTAATGAGCCAGAAAAGAAGGTGATTGTGAATGAACCTGAAAAGAAAGAGATTGTGAAGGAACCATTAAAGAAGGTGGTTGTGAAGgaacaagaaaaacacaagatTGTGAATGAATCAGAACCTAAAAAGATTGCAACTACACGATTTCATCAAAAGAATGAGAGGCCAGTGTCTTCCCCTATTACTGTGAAGCAATCTCCTCCAGTTAGAAGACAATCCACAATTTATCAGAATTTCCCCAAAACTAATTCAA TTCCAAAGGCAGAAGCATACAGAAGCTTTCCACAAACCCAGAGCAAATTGCAGAGTCTAG TGGATTTAATCATGTGGAGAGATATCTCAAGATCAGCATTTATGTTTGGGACTGGAACATTCCTTATAGTATCATCTTCTTATGCAAAGGATATTAACCTGAG TCTTATTTCGGTATCTTCCTATTTCGGTCTAGTGTATCTAGCTGTTATCTTTCTCTACAGATCTCTAATTTGCAG GGGAATCATAGATGTAGATAACACAAATTATGTGCTGGGAGAAGAAGAAGCCATTTGGTTGCTAAAGTTGATTCTGCCTTACTTGAATGAGTTCCTGTTAAGACTTAGAGCTATGTTCTCTGGAGATCCTGGTACCACAATGAAG TTGGCAGTTTTGCTCTTTGTTTTAGCCAGATGTGGCAGCTCCATAACTATTTGGAAGATGGCCAAATTCG GCTTCTTTGGAGTATTTACCCTGCCAAAAATCTGCTCCTTGTATTCTACACAGATAACTGCATATG CAAATTTTTGGATTCGTCGATTCCGGGACGCATGGGATTCATGCTCTCATAAAAAGGCTGTGGCTCTGGGCATCTTCGGCCTCGTATGGAATTTGTCATCAGTTGTTGCACGCATTTGGGCAG TGTTCGTGCTATTTGTGGCGTTCAGATATTATCAACAACATTATTTGGTGAGAGATGAATGGGAGGAAGATGAAGCAGGATGTGATGAAACATGGCATGAACAACATGTTGGAGTGCAGAGACAAAGGCGTGCACCTAATTTAGTTGTTGACACACacaataaagtaaagaaaggaTACTAA